From one Solanum stenotomum isolate F172 chromosome 12, ASM1918654v1, whole genome shotgun sequence genomic stretch:
- the LOC125848119 gene encoding protein SRG1-like has product MGEIEVKYMKVPSVQELAKKKLVTIPSRYVRDYQDRSIATSNYKQVPVIDMQRLINSNDHDSMNLEQNKLHFAAKDWGFFQVLNHGVGCSVVEKMKHETQKFFDLPLEEKKKFEQPSGDTDGFGQLFVVSDEQKLDWADLFYLKTAPTYLRKPIFSKLYLSLRETIEEYTDEIKTLSMKVLEMLGKALGIDEKEVKSLFEEGMQSMKMNYYPLCPQPDKVMGLTPHSDTTGLTILLQVNETQGLQIRKDGIWIPIEPIPNAFIVNVGDAFEIFSNGIYKSIEHRSVVSSKKERISVATFQSPRLDGILGPSSSLATVHNPPKFKKIGVSEYYKGFFTRELVGKSYVDTMRITNEDNLKN; this is encoded by the exons ATGGGAGAAATAGAAGTTAAGTACATGAAAGTTCCTTCGGTCCAGGAACTGGCCAAGAAGAAACTCGTGACGATTCCATCGCGATACGTACGTGATTATCAAGACCGTTCAATTGCAACATCAAATTATAAGCAAGTTCCAGTAATTGATATGCAACGATTGATCAACTCTAACGATCATGACTCCATGAATCTTGAGCAAAATAAGTTGCACTTTGCAGCTAAAGATTGGGGTTTCTTTCAGgtac TAAATCATGGAGTTGGTTGTTCAGTGGTGGAGAAGATGAAACATGAAACTCAAAAGTTCTTCGATCTGCCAttagaagagaagaagaagtttgAACAACCGTCAGGAGATACAGATGGATTTGGACAGTTGTTTGTTGTCTCTGATGAACAAAAGCTTGACTGGGCTGATCTCTTTTACCTGAAGACCGCACCGACATATTTGCGGAAGCCTATATTTTCCAAGCTTTATCTTTCACTTAG AGAGACGATTGAAGAGTACACGGATGAAATAAAAACGCTAAGCATGAAAGTATTGGAAATGTTGGGTAAAGCTTTGGGGATTGATGAAAAAGAAGTGAAGAGTCTTTTTGAAGAAGGAATGCAATCAATGAAGATGAATTACTATCCTCTATGTCCACAACCAGACAAAGTGATGGGACTTACTCCTCATTCAGATACAACAGGCCTTACAATACTTCTTCAAGTCAATGAAACTCAAGGTCTTCAAATTAGAAAAGATGGAATTTGGATTCCCATTGAACCAATCCCTAATGCCTTCATAGTCAATGTTGGAGATGCTTTTGAG ATTTTCTCAAATGGAATATACAAAAGTATAGAGCATAGATCAGTGGTGAgctcaaaaaaagaaaggattTCAGTAGCAACATTTCAGAGTCCAAGATTGGATGGTATATTAGGTCCATCAAGTAGCCTTGCTACTGTTCATAATCcaccaaaattcaaaaaaatcgGAGTTAGTGAATATTATAAAGGATTTTTTACCCGTGAGCTTGTTGGGAAATCATATGTGGACACCATGAGAATCACCAATGAAGATAATCTAAAGAATTAA